Proteins found in one Cytophagia bacterium CHB2 genomic segment:
- a CDS encoding GxxExxY protein, with amino-acid sequence MPELLEKDLVFRIIGCAMAVHNELGHGLREKTYENSLAVEFKHQGLECNKQAKFPVYYRNECVDEFIPDLVVEKRVIVDTKTVETIIDEYRGTMLNYLKITGLKVGLIINYKHRKLEWERLVLDEAR; translated from the coding sequence ATGCCAGAGCTACTGGAAAAGGATTTGGTTTTCCGAATCATCGGGTGTGCTATGGCCGTTCACAATGAGCTCGGTCATGGGCTTCGTGAAAAAACTTACGAAAATTCGCTAGCAGTTGAATTCAAACATCAAGGGCTTGAGTGCAACAAGCAAGCCAAATTCCCGGTTTATTATCGCAATGAATGTGTCGATGAATTTATACCGGATCTTGTGGTTGAAAAACGCGTGATCGTGGACACCAAAACCGTCGAAACGATTATCGATGAGTATCGTGGAACGATGCTCAATTATCTCAAGATTACTGGATTGAAGGTCGGCCTCATCATTAATTACAAGCACCGCAAGCTGGAATGGGAGCGACTTGTTTTGGATGAGGCACGATGA